A genome region from Mesorhizobium sp. B2-1-8 includes the following:
- the araD1 gene encoding AraD1 family protein: MLISQILDDAETIRVVARSGGKTRIINGARSVYSLAMEAARTGVGLAALIERKGLGETIDLDAAYKRGRLLSPINHPDPAHLHLTGTGLTHLGSAATRDSMHKKLSTDGEEQLTDSMKMFRMGLEGGKPAKGQVGVQPEWFYKGNGTMAVAPGAALMSPAFAKDAGEEPEVAGIYVIGDDGAPFRVGFTLSNEFSDHVTERVNYLFLAHSKLRNASFGPEILIGDLPSDIRGTSRIVRDGKTLWEKPFLSGEANMSHTIANLEHHHFKYSAFRQPGDVHVHMFGTATLSFADGINTEAGDVFEIEAGDFGLPLRNPLEIEKPVKVAVKAL, translated from the coding sequence ATGCTGATCTCGCAGATTCTCGACGACGCCGAGACGATCCGTGTCGTTGCCCGCAGCGGCGGGAAGACCCGGATCATCAACGGCGCGCGCAGCGTCTATTCGCTGGCGATGGAGGCCGCCCGCACCGGCGTCGGCCTGGCCGCCCTGATCGAACGCAAGGGACTTGGCGAGACGATCGATCTGGACGCCGCCTATAAGAGGGGGCGCCTCCTGTCGCCGATCAATCACCCCGACCCGGCGCATCTGCATCTGACCGGCACGGGGCTGACGCATCTCGGGTCGGCCGCGACGCGCGATTCCATGCACAAGAAGCTCAGCACCGACGGCGAGGAGCAACTCACCGATTCCATGAAGATGTTCCGCATGGGGCTGGAAGGCGGCAAGCCCGCGAAAGGCCAGGTCGGCGTGCAGCCGGAATGGTTCTATAAGGGCAACGGCACCATGGCGGTCGCGCCTGGCGCGGCGCTCATGTCGCCGGCCTTCGCCAAGGACGCCGGCGAAGAACCGGAGGTCGCCGGGATCTACGTCATCGGCGATGACGGCGCGCCATTCCGCGTCGGCTTCACGCTATCGAACGAATTCTCGGACCATGTGACCGAGCGCGTGAACTATCTGTTCCTTGCCCACTCCAAGCTGCGCAATGCCTCGTTCGGGCCGGAGATCCTGATCGGCGACCTGCCTTCGGACATCCGCGGCACGTCGCGCATCGTGCGCGACGGCAAGACATTGTGGGAGAAGCCGTTCCTGTCGGGCGAAGCGAACATGTCGCACACCATCGCCAATCTCGAGCACCACCACTTCAAATATTCGGCGTTCCGCCAGCCGGGCGACGTACATGTGCATATGTTCGGCACCGCGACGCTGTCCTTCGCCGACGGCATCAATACCGAGGCCGGCGACGTGTTCGAGATCGAGGCAGGGGATTTTGGACTGCCGCTGCGCAACCCGCTGGAAATCGAAAAGCCGGTGAAGGTGGCGGTGAAGGCGCTGTGA
- a CDS encoding IS630 family transposase (programmed frameshift), which yields MAAYSMDLRERVVAAVKTEGLSRRAAAARFGVSYSAAIAWLKRVEETGSAAPRQVGGYKPKKLSGAWRDWLIERCHDRDFTLRGLVAELGERGLRVDYRSVWEFVHAEKLSHKKKTLIAVEQDRPDIARRRMQWTKYRDRIDPTRLVFIDETWTKTNMSPLRGWAPVGQRIKAKVPHGHWKTMTFLAALRHDRVEAPWLIDGPINGERFLLYVEKVLAPTLQPGDIVIMDNLGSHKGKAVRRAIRAAGARLFFLPKYSPDLNPIEQLFSKLKHWLRKAASRTVQTVCDAIGQILNRITPTECSHYFENSGYDRN from the exons ATGGCAGCCTATTCGATGGACCTTCGCGAGCGGGTTGTAGCCGCGGTCAAGACGGAAGGGCTCTCGCGACGCGCGGCGGCGGCTCGATTTGGCGTCAGCTACAGCGCGGCCATCGCGTGGCTTAAGCGCGTCGAAGAGACTGGCAGTGCTGCGCCTCGCCAGGTCGGCGGCTACAAACCGAAGAAGCTCTCGGGAGCGTGGCGCGACTGGCTGATCGAACGCTGTCACGACAGGGACTTCACCTTGCGCGGGCTTGTGGCCGAACTTGGCGAGCGTGGCCTGAGGGTCGACTACCGTTCGGTGTGGGAGTTCGTGCATGCCGAGAAGCTCAGTCACA AAAAAAAGACGCTGATCGCCGTCGAACAGGATCGTCCCGATATCGCGCGACGGCGCATGCAGTGGACGAAGTATCGGGACCGGATTGATCCGACGCGACTGGTCTTCATCGACGAGACCTGGACCAAGACCAACATGTCGCCGCTAAGGGGCTGGGCGCCGGTTGGACAGCGCATCAAGGCCAAAGTGCCGCATGGCCACTGGAAGACCATGACCTTCCTGGCCGCGCTGCGCCACGATCGCGTCGAGGCGCCCTGGCTGATCGACGGACCTATCAACGGCGAGAGATTTCTTCTCTATGTCGAGAAGGTTCTCGCTCCGACCCTCCAGCCGGGCGACATCGTCATCATGGACAATCTCGGCTCGCACAAAGGCAAGGCGGTGCGCCGCGCCATACGCGCCGCCGGCGCCAGGCTCTTCTTCCTGCCGAAATACTCGCCCGATCTTAATCCGATCGAACAGCTCTTTTCAAAACTCAAGCACTGGCTGAGAAAGGCAGCAAGCCGCACCGTCCAAACCGTTTGCGACGCGATCGGCCAAATTCTCAACCGCATCACACCGACAGAATGCTCACACTACTTCGAAAACTCCGGATATGACCGAAACTAA
- a CDS encoding 2'-deoxycytidine 5'-triphosphate deaminase yields the protein MRQTGILPDQDISALFQSGALKSPRALDADQIQPASLDLRLGEKAWRVRASFLPGPNHKVSEKLDRLQLHEISLTEGAVLETGCVYIVPLLESLALPAGISASANPKSSTGRLDIFTRVMTDRGHEFDKIAAGYQGPLYLEVSPRTFPIIARTGSRLSQIRFRTGNALLSEAELHELHRAEMLVATEPPNISGGGIALSIDLNGDKDGLVGYRGKHHTGLVDVDKRAAQDVVDFWEPIHKSGAGELVLDPDEFYILVSQEAVHVPPLYAAEMTPFDPLVGEFRVHYAGFFDPGFGHSAAGGTGSRAVLEVRSHEVPFILDHGQIVGRLVYEHMLKRPQALYGTDLGSNYQAQGLKLSKHFRAAR from the coding sequence TTGCGGCAGACAGGCATTCTTCCCGATCAGGACATTTCGGCGCTGTTCCAGTCCGGCGCGCTGAAATCGCCGCGTGCGCTCGATGCCGATCAGATCCAGCCGGCCAGTCTTGATCTCAGATTGGGTGAAAAGGCCTGGCGGGTGCGGGCCTCGTTCCTGCCCGGTCCCAACCACAAGGTCTCGGAAAAGCTCGATCGGCTGCAGCTGCACGAGATCAGTCTGACCGAAGGCGCGGTTCTCGAAACCGGCTGCGTCTATATTGTGCCGCTGCTCGAGAGCCTGGCCCTGCCGGCTGGCATTTCGGCCTCGGCCAATCCGAAGAGCTCGACTGGTCGGCTCGACATCTTCACCCGCGTCATGACCGACCGGGGCCATGAGTTCGACAAGATCGCCGCTGGCTATCAGGGTCCGCTCTATCTCGAAGTCAGCCCGCGCACCTTCCCGATCATTGCGCGCACCGGTTCGCGCCTGTCTCAAATCCGTTTTCGAACCGGCAACGCGCTGCTTTCGGAAGCCGAACTGCATGAATTGCACCGCGCCGAGATGCTGGTCGCCACCGAGCCGCCGAACATTTCGGGCGGCGGCATCGCGCTGTCGATCGATCTCAACGGCGACAAGGATGGGCTGGTCGGCTATCGCGGCAAGCACCACACTGGCCTCGTCGATGTCGACAAGCGCGCCGCCCAGGATGTCGTCGACTTCTGGGAGCCGATCCACAAGAGCGGCGCAGGCGAACTGGTGCTCGATCCAGACGAGTTCTACATCCTCGTCAGCCAGGAGGCGGTGCATGTGCCGCCGCTATACGCCGCCGAGATGACGCCCTTCGATCCGCTGGTCGGCGAGTTCCGTGTCCACTATGCCGGGTTTTTCGATCCGGGGTTCGGCCATTCGGCGGCCGGCGGCACCGGCAGCCGGGCGGTGCTCGAAGTGCGCAGCCACGAAGTCCCGTTCATCCTCGATCATGGCCAGATCGTCGGCCGGCTGGTCTACGAGCACATGCTGAAGCGGCCGCAGGCGCTCTACGGAACCGACCTGGGCTCCAACTACCAGGCGCAAGGCCTGAAGCTGTCCAAGCATTTCCGCGCCGCGCGCTGA
- a CDS encoding O-succinylhomoserine sulfhydrylase — protein MTSKTRNWKPQTALVHGGTLRSGFGETSEAMYLTQGYVYKTAEAAEARFKGEEPGFIYSRYANPTVDMFEKRMCALEGAEDARATASGMAAVTAALLCSVKAGDHIVAARALFGSCRWVVETLAPRYGIEATLVDGTDIANWEKAVRPNTKLFFLESPTNPTLEVVDIAAVASLANSIGARLVVDNVFATPLQQKPLQLGAHIVVYSATKHIDGQGRCLGGVILSDKKWIDENLHDYFRHTGPSLSPFNAWTLLKGLETLPLRVRQQTESAGRIADFLAEQPQIARVIYPGRADHPQATIVKKQMSGGSTLICLDVKGGKPAAFALQNALDIVLISNNLGDAKSLITHPATTTHKNLSDEARAELGIGPGTLRLSVGLEDADDLLEDIAQALKAAK, from the coding sequence ATGACGAGCAAGACGCGCAATTGGAAGCCTCAAACCGCACTCGTGCATGGCGGAACCCTGCGTTCCGGCTTCGGCGAAACCTCCGAGGCGATGTACCTGACCCAAGGCTATGTCTACAAGACCGCCGAGGCGGCGGAAGCCCGCTTCAAGGGCGAAGAGCCTGGCTTCATCTATTCGCGTTACGCCAACCCGACCGTCGACATGTTCGAAAAGCGCATGTGCGCTCTCGAAGGCGCCGAGGACGCGCGCGCCACGGCGTCGGGCATGGCTGCGGTGACGGCGGCCCTTCTGTGCAGCGTCAAGGCCGGCGACCATATCGTGGCGGCGCGCGCGCTGTTCGGTTCCTGCCGCTGGGTGGTCGAGACGCTGGCGCCGCGCTATGGCATCGAGGCGACTTTGGTCGACGGCACCGATATCGCGAACTGGGAAAAGGCGGTCAGGCCGAACACCAAGCTGTTCTTCCTGGAAAGCCCCACCAACCCGACGCTGGAAGTCGTCGACATCGCCGCCGTCGCTTCGCTTGCCAATTCGATCGGCGCGAGGCTTGTCGTCGACAATGTCTTCGCCACGCCGCTACAGCAGAAGCCGTTGCAGCTTGGTGCGCACATCGTCGTCTACTCGGCCACCAAGCACATCGACGGCCAGGGTCGCTGCCTGGGCGGCGTCATCCTGTCGGACAAGAAGTGGATCGACGAAAATCTGCACGACTACTTCCGCCACACCGGCCCCAGCCTGTCGCCGTTCAATGCCTGGACCTTGCTGAAGGGCCTCGAGACGCTGCCGCTGCGCGTGCGCCAGCAGACGGAAAGTGCCGGCAGGATCGCCGACTTCCTGGCCGAGCAGCCGCAGATCGCCCGCGTCATCTATCCTGGCCGGGCCGACCACCCGCAGGCCACCATCGTCAAGAAGCAGATGTCGGGCGGCTCGACGCTGATCTGCCTTGACGTCAAGGGCGGCAAGCCGGCGGCCTTCGCCCTGCAGAACGCCCTCGACATCGTGCTGATCTCGAACAATCTTGGCGATGCCAAGAGCCTGATCACCCATCCGGCGACGACGACGCACAAGAACCTGAGCGACGAGGCCCGCGCCGAACTGGGCATCGGGCCTGGCACGCTCAGGCTGTCTGTCGGCCTGGAGGACGCCGACGACCTGCTGGAAGACATCGCGCAGGCGCTGAAGGCCGCCAAATAG